GGGTCAAGGCCATCGACCGGACCGGCAAGCCTGCGGCCGGCGCCTCCTCGGTCGACGTCATCGGCCTCGACACCATCACCGGTGAGCGCCGGGTCAACGACGGCTCGGCCGACCAGGTCTACGAGGTGCGCCCCGGCGAGTACTACCTCTCCTCCTTCATCGTCTCGCCCGACACGGACGACGCCACCGGCAACCTGCCCAAGTCGGTCTCCTTCGTGGGCCGTCCGCAGGTCAAGCTGACGAAGGACACCACCGTCATCCTGGACGCCCGCAAGGCCCACCAGTTGTCGGTGAAGACCGACCGCCCGTCCGAGGCCCGCAACATCACCCTCTCCTTCGGCCGCACCTGGGACCCGAACTGGCTGCACGCCGGCTCCATCGGCGGCAGCGGGATCGTCAAGGACTACTACGCAGACGTCCAGGGGGACGCCCGCAACGGCTCGTTCGAGCTCGGCAGCTACTGGAGCATGTACGCCCCGCAGATCTCGTCCCTCACGGCGGTCGGCGGCCCCGAGCTCCACCCGGTCACGGGCAGCACGGGCTCGGTCAACCTCGACGGCACCGGCTCCGCGGAGCTCGTGAACGCGGGCAAGGGCACCGCCGCCGAGCTGGCCGCGGCCGGTGTGCAGGGCAAGATCGCCCTGGTCGAGGTCCCGGACGGCAACGTCAGCGTCCAGAGCGTCGCCCAGCTCGCCAAGAACGCGGGCGCCAAGGCCGTCATCGCCCACCGCGCGGCCGCAGGCCGCTGGCAGCCGGCCACCAGCTTCTTCGGCGCTCCGCCGCTGCCCGCCCTGGCCGTCGAGGCCACGGAGGCGAACGCGCTGATCGCCAAGCTCGCCACCGGTCCGGTGACGCTGCGCTGGAAGGCGACCGCCAAGAGCCCGTACGTCTACAACCTGGCCTTCCCCGAGACCGGCCGGATCACCTCCGACCGCACCTACCGGGTCGAGGACAGGAAGCTCGGCAGGAACGAGGCCGACTACCGCGCCATGGGCGTGGCGGCCGACTACTCCGACTACGTCGGGGCCACCCCCTCCTACGGAGCGCCCGTGGGCGTCTCCGGCTTCGCCTGGGTCCCGGCTCCGGGCACCCGCACCGAGTACTACACCCCGGGCGCGACCACCTGGTCGCACATGGTCTCCTCCAGCCTGCCCTTCGGCGAGACCATCGTGTCGCCGGACCGTACGTACTCGGCGGGCCAAAAGGTCACGGAGAGCTGGTACGGAGGAGTCCTCGCCCCCGGCGTCCCGCACGACGCCACCGGCAAGGAGACCCTGGTCGGCGAGCGTCAGGACAACCTGATCGGAGTCGCACCGGGCTTCTGGCGCGACAACGAGCACGACGGTCTCCCCGGCGGGTTCGGCGACATCGGCGGCATGGTGCTCAAGCGCAACGGCGAGCAGATCGGCGACACCCCTGTCCCGTACGGGGTGTTCACGGTCCCGGCCGAGGACAGCGCCTACGAACTGACCCTCTTCACCCAGCGGTTCGGGGCTCCGGCCAAGGTTTGGCAGCGCTCCACGGCGACGTCCACCACTTGGTCGTTCCGCTCGCACCGCGACGGACACGTCTACTCGCAGGGCATCCCCATGCTCTTCCCGGCCTACCAGCTGTCCGACGACGGTCTGAAGACCCTCCCGGCGAAGGACGGCCAGAAGATCACCCTGAGCGCCACGGGCCACGCGGGCTACACCCCGGGTGCCCTGGTCAAGGCCGCGCTCTCGTACTCGTACGACGGCGGCGAGACCTGGACGGCGGCCAAGGTCGCACAGCAGGGCGGGAAGTGGGTGGCGACCGTGGACCACGCGGGCGCCGACACCACCAAGACCGTCACGCTGAAGACCGAGCTGACCGACGCGGCCGGCAACGCGGTCTCCCAGACCGTGGTCAGCGCCTACGGGTTGCGCTAGCCACGTGACAAGGGTCCGCCGGGCGTCCTTCCCGTGGGGGGTGGGGTTGCCCGGCGGACCCATGTCTGCGTGCGCTCAACTCCGGGCGACCCAGCCCTTCTCGTACGCGTGCCAGCCCAGCTGCAGCCGGGTGGTGACCCCGGTCAGCTCCATCAGCCCCTTGACCCTGCGCTGTACGGTCCGCAGCCCCAGGTCCAGCTGCTTGGCGACGCTCGCATCGGTCATCCCGGCCAGCAGCAGCGACAGGATCTCCAGATCGGTCGCGTCAGGACCGCCCTCGTCCTCGCCCGTGACCGTCCCGCCCTCACCGAGCCGCAGCGGCAGCGCGTCGCGCCACACCGAGTCGAAGAGACCGATCAGCGAGTCGAGCAGCCCGCTGGCATGGACGACGATCGCCGTCGGCTCCACACCCTCGTGCACCGTCATCGGCACCATCGCCAGCGAACGGTCCGCCACGATCAGCTTGGTGGGCACCCGGTCGGCGACCCTGAGCTGCTCGCCCCGGCCCAGACCCTCCGCCAACTGGCCGATCGCATTGGGGAGTTCGAGCACCTCGCGCTCGAGGACGAGCCGGTAGGAGACCCCGCGCGTGGTCACCAGCTGCTCGGCCTCGTCGTTCTCCTCGGACGCGACCGCGATCGGGGGGCCGGTCACCATCCCGCAGATCTCCTCGGTCGCACCCAGCTGCATCTGCAGGAAGCGCTGCGCGATCGCACTGGATCCTGTGACCACCTCCACCAGGTCGAGTGCGGCGGGTGCGGTGGCCTCCGACCGGTACTCCTCGGCCAGCAGCGCCGCCGCCAGCTCCGCCTGGTCCAGCTCGTGCCGCTGCTGGGTGAGCAGCGCGCCGAGACCCACACCGGGCGGGGCGGCGACCCAGCGCCCCGTACGCGCGGACGACTGGGCGGCGAGCCCGTGCTGCTCCAGGCGCCGCAGCGCGCGTTCGGTGTCGGACTCGGGCAGGGACAGCCGACGGGCGAGGTCGGGGACTTCGGCCGCGCCCAGACTCACGAGCGCGCGGTAGGCCGTCTCCTGGAGGTCGTCGAGGCCTATGGCTCCGAGCAAGATGCACCTCGTTCCGTTTCATGGGTGGCGGTTCTGTGCCACGGCGGATTTCCGCCGCGGCACATCATCGCTGTTCGCTGACCGGTTCTGCCAGAGTGATCCAACCGATGGAACAGACCGTTGCCACAGGCCTGTTCAAGTCATCCCCTATCTACTGATTTGGGGAGACCCGTGTGCCCCGCCCGGCTGCACCCTTGTGGGGGGAGTGCGGCCGGGCGGTCAATTCCGCGCACCCTGTACCAATCCCCTCCCATCGATGGACAATAGGGGCATGAGTCAGCAGGGGGACCGGCATGCCACCGCCGAGGACGACTGGTGGAGCAAGCTGTACGAGAACGAGCCCGCCACCGGCACCGAAGCCGCCCCCACCGCGGGCGGCGACACCCTGGACGACCGCTTCGACTCCGCGAGCGGCGTCGCCACACCACCGGACCCCCCGCCCCCGCACGACGAGATCCCTCCGCAACGCACCCGCGCCCCCTGGGAACCCCCGGAGGAGACGCCCCCCGCCGAACCGGGCTGGGGCTTCACCCAACGCTTCGGCGCACCCCCACCGATCCCCCCGTCCCCACCCGAGCCACCCGCTCCAACTCCCCACCAGGAAGCCGACTCCGGGGTCGAGCAGCAGATCGCGCCCGACGAGGACGAGCCGCCCGCGCCCGCCGCCCACAAACCCACCGTCCCGGACCTGCCCGCCCACCCCCGCCACGCCGCCCCAGGACCCGCGCTCTCCGAGCCGCCGCCCCGGCCGCAATCCGGGCACATCGGTGACGGGCCGCCCACCTACGACGCCGAGCCCACCTCGCTGCCCGGCGCGCACCCCGACGGGCTCGACGAGCTGATGGCCGACACCGTGCTGGACGGCGCGCGCTACGGGGCGTACACCCTGCGCGCCGCCTCCACTCGAGGCGACTCCGCCCGCTTCCGCGGCGAGCCGCGCCGCGACGCCCTGCTCACCGCCCGTTTCGGCACCGGCGAGACGAGTCTCGTCCTGGTCGCCGTCGCCAGCGGTGCCCGCGCCTCCGAAGGCGCGCACCTCGCCGCGGCCGACGCCTGCCGCTGGATCGGCGGGGCGGTGGGCCGCAGCCACGTCCGGCTCGCCGAGGACATCCGCGCCGGACGCCGCGGCGACCTCAAGTCCGGGCTGCACCGGCTCACCGACCGCGGTTACGGAAAGCTCCGCGCCCGCGCCGCCGAACTCGGCCTGGAACCGGGCGAGTACACGGCGAGCCTCCGCTGCCTCCTGCTCTCCGGCGACCCCGAGTGCCGCAACCGCATCTTCTTCGGCGTCGGCGGAGGCGGCGGTCTCTTCCGGCTGCGCGACGGCGCCTGGCAGGACATAGAGCCCCTCGTTCCCGAGCCCTCCGCGCTCAAAGGCGACGCCGTCGTCGGCTTCGGCTCGGCCCCCTCCGACGTCCCCGAGCAGACCCCCGAGGGCGACCGCCTCACCATGGACCTGGGCATCACGACACCGCCCTCGCCGTACGTCGAGCGCCCGCTCCCGCCCCCCGCCGACCCCTTCCGCTTCCGCGCCTCGGTCGCCCGCCCCGGCGACACGCTCCTCCTCTGCAGCGGCGGCCTGGCCGAACCCCTGCGCGGGGAGCCGGCCCTCGCCAAGGAGCTCGCCGAGCGCTGGGGCCCCGACGAGCCGCCCGGCCTGGCCGCGTTCCTGGCCGACACCCAGCTGCGGGTGAAGGGATACGCGGACGACCGTACGGCTGCAGCAGTCTGGGAGGCGTAACGAGACGGCCCATGGGTTGATGGATCCATGGCCAAGCAGAACGTCGCAGAGCAGTTCGTGGACATCCTCGTCCGCGCCGGAGTCCAGCGTCTCTACGGAGTCGTCGGCGACAGCCTCAACCCCGTCGTCGACGCGATCCGCCGCACCCCCGAGATCGAGTGGATCCAGGTCAGACACGAGGAGACCGCCGCCTTCGCGGCCGGCGCGGAAGCCCAGGTCACCGGCTCACTCGCGGCCTGCGCGGGCTCCTGCGGCCCCGGCAACCTCCACCTCATCAACGGCCTCTACGACGCCCACCGCTCCATGGCCCCCGTCCTCGCCCTCGCCTCGCACATCCCCTCCAGCGAGATCGGCCTCGGCTACTTCCAGGAGACCCACCCCGACCGCCTCTTCCAGGAGTGCAGCCACTACAGCGAGCTGATCTCCAACCCCAAGCAGATGCCCCGCCTCCTCCAGACGGCGATCCAGCACGCCATCGGCCGCAGCGGGGTGAGCGTCGTCTCCCTCCCCGGCGACATCGCCTCCGCGCCCGCCCCCGACAAGGCGATCGACCACGCCCTGGTCACGTCGCTGCCCTCCGTACGCCCCGGGGACGCCGAGATCGAGAAGCTGGCCCGCATGATCGACGAGGCCAAGCGGGTCACCCTCTTCTGCGGCAGCGGCACGGCGGGCGCGCACGCCGAGGTGATGGAGTTCGCCGAGCGCGTCAAGTCCCCGGTGGGGCACGCGCTGCGCGGCAAGGAGTGGATCCAGTACGACAACCCCTACGACGTCGGCATGAGCGGACTCCTCGGCTACGGCGCCGCCTACGAGGCCACCCACGAGTGCGACCTGCTGATCCTGCTCGGCACGGACTTCCCGTACAACGCCTTCCTCCCCGACGACGTGAAGATCGCCCAGGTCGACGTCCGCCCCGAACACCTCGGCCGCCGCTCCAAGCTGGACCTCGCGGTCTGGGGCGACGTCCGCGAGACGCTGCGCTGCCTCACCCCCCGGGTGAAGGCCAAGACGGACCGCAAGTTCCTCGACAAGATGCTGAAGAAGCACGCCGACGCGCTCGAAGGCGTCATCAAGGCGTACACCCGCAAGGTCGAGAAGCACGTCCCGATCCACCCCGAGTACGTCGCCTCGGTCCTCGACGAACTCGCCGACGACGACGCCGTGTTCACGGTCGACACAGGCATGTGCAACGTCTGGGCGGCCCGCTATCTCTCGCCCAACGGAAAGCGCCGCATCATCGGCTCGTTCAGCCACGGCTCGATGGCCAACGCGCTCCCGCAGGCGATCGGCGCCCAGTTCACCGACCGGAACCGCCAGGTCGTCTCGATGTCCGGCGACGGCGGCTTCTCGATGCTGATGGGCGATTTCCTCACCCTGGTCCAGTACGACCTCCCGGTGAAGGTCGTCCTCTTCAACAACTCCTCGCTCGGCATGGTCGAGCTGGAGATGCTGGTCTCGGGCCTCCCGTCGTTCGGCACCCACAACCACAACCCGGACTTCGCGGCGATCGCGCGGGCGGCCGGTGCGTACGGGGTGCGCGTGGAGAAGCCCAAGCAGCTCGCCGGGGCGCTGAAGGACGCCTTCAGGCACAAGGGCCCGGCGCTGATCGATGTCGTCACCGACCCGAACGCACTGTCGATCCCGCCGAAGATCAGCGCCGAGATGGTGACCGGTTTCGCGCTCTCGGCCAGCAAAATCGTCCTGGATGGCGGAGTGGGTCGAATGGTGCAGATGGCCCGCTCCAACCTGCGGAATGTCCCTCGTCCCTGATCAAAGGCCGTAGGGCCATGCGGGTGGAAGTGTGGGCCGGGTGGCTCCGTATGCGCTGAGTCGCGGAATTGTCACATCACGTGACCATCACGCAACACCAGCCACAGGAAAGGTCTGTGACGCACATGTCTTCCAGCCGTCGCTTCGGCCGTATTGCCGCCACTGCCGTCGCCGCTGTCGTCATCACGGGCATGGCTGCCCCGGCCGCCCTCGCCTCCGCTCCGGCGCCGGCCCCGGCCGCCGCCTCCGTCGCCCCGATGCCGGGCGACACCCCGATCAAGGGCGGTCTCCTCAACCTCGACCTCGCCGCCAACCTTGACCTCGACGCCCACGGCATCGTCGTCGCCGGCGTCAAGGGTGCCGTCCAGGCCGACGCGGGCATCAACCTGAAGGTCGGTGCCGGCAGCAAGCTGATCCACCGTCACCACAAGCTCGTCGGCGGCACCGTGGTCTTCAAGGGCGGCGTCCAGCTGTCCAAGGGCGGCAAGAAGGTCGTTCTGTCGAACATCGTCCTCGACGTCAAGACCAACGTCCTGTGGGCGTCGGTCGGCGCCAAGGCGAAGGTCCGGATCGGTGTCCTGTCCGGCGACGGCGCCCAGGTGGTCTCCGGCGGCGGTTCGGTCAACGCCGACATCGTGATCAACGGTGGCCTCGTGCTGGACGCCAGTGCCGGCGC
The sequence above is drawn from the Streptomyces sp. NBC_01465 genome and encodes:
- a CDS encoding S8 family peptidase, encoding MRRIPRTALGAAIAAVLAATAVAPSVASPQDSTAGKRPLVGSDAAQEKQGKPVTVTLVTGDKVLVTKGSSGRSSAVALPREDGTQPLVETRQSGKDLYVYPEGAAAAIAAGKVDEQLFNVTGLIAQGYDDAHAKSIPLIATYNSSVDVARSAPVAPRGAERGLVLDSIGGVALKADKAEAADFWADVTTSRSRSVSTLKKLWLDGKVESLLDQSTKQVNAPQAWASGFTGKGTKVAVLDTGADFEHPDLKGRITDSKNFTDSDTTEDRAGHGTHTASTVGGSGAASKGGVEKGVAPGTDLLIGKVLNDSGSGMDSWIIAGMQWAVDQKADVVSMSLGNPSELDCTDPMSAATEQLAQSTDTLFVIAAGNSGPYDNTVSSPGCAPSVLTVGAVDSEDATASFSSRGPVLSAHTLKPEIAAPGVDISAAAMGGRGVYAYRTMSGTSMATPHVAGAAAVLKQRHPAWTAQQIKAALVSSAHTDIPGDVRQTGAGRLDVKAAVDEQILGAPAVQGGSFNWPQDKSDRTSVEVPYTNTGTTPVKLNLAVKRVTGNDGTTVRSAVASLGRSSVTVPAGATVKVPLRIDPTAHLTGGQYGDVTGRVVATAKGVSVSTPFALYVQPTTVTLRVKAIDRTGKPAAGASSVDVIGLDTITGERRVNDGSADQVYEVRPGEYYLSSFIVSPDTDDATGNLPKSVSFVGRPQVKLTKDTTVILDARKAHQLSVKTDRPSEARNITLSFGRTWDPNWLHAGSIGGSGIVKDYYADVQGDARNGSFELGSYWSMYAPQISSLTAVGGPELHPVTGSTGSVNLDGTGSAELVNAGKGTAAELAAAGVQGKIALVEVPDGNVSVQSVAQLAKNAGAKAVIAHRAAAGRWQPATSFFGAPPLPALAVEATEANALIAKLATGPVTLRWKATAKSPYVYNLAFPETGRITSDRTYRVEDRKLGRNEADYRAMGVAADYSDYVGATPSYGAPVGVSGFAWVPAPGTRTEYYTPGATTWSHMVSSSLPFGETIVSPDRTYSAGQKVTESWYGGVLAPGVPHDATGKETLVGERQDNLIGVAPGFWRDNEHDGLPGGFGDIGGMVLKRNGEQIGDTPVPYGVFTVPAEDSAYELTLFTQRFGAPAKVWQRSTATSTTWSFRSHRDGHVYSQGIPMLFPAYQLSDDGLKTLPAKDGQKITLSATGHAGYTPGALVKAALSYSYDGGETWTAAKVAQQGGKWVATVDHAGADTTKTVTLKTELTDAAGNAVSQTVVSAYGLR
- a CDS encoding helix-turn-helix domain-containing protein, which gives rise to MLGAIGLDDLQETAYRALVSLGAAEVPDLARRLSLPESDTERALRRLEQHGLAAQSSARTGRWVAAPPGVGLGALLTQQRHELDQAELAAALLAEEYRSEATAPAALDLVEVVTGSSAIAQRFLQMQLGATEEICGMVTGPPIAVASEENDEAEQLVTTRGVSYRLVLEREVLELPNAIGQLAEGLGRGEQLRVADRVPTKLIVADRSLAMVPMTVHEGVEPTAIVVHASGLLDSLIGLFDSVWRDALPLRLGEGGTVTGEDEGGPDATDLEILSLLLAGMTDASVAKQLDLGLRTVQRRVKGLMELTGVTTRLQLGWHAYEKGWVARS
- a CDS encoding protein phosphatase 2C domain-containing protein — protein: MSQQGDRHATAEDDWWSKLYENEPATGTEAAPTAGGDTLDDRFDSASGVATPPDPPPPHDEIPPQRTRAPWEPPEETPPAEPGWGFTQRFGAPPPIPPSPPEPPAPTPHQEADSGVEQQIAPDEDEPPAPAAHKPTVPDLPAHPRHAAPGPALSEPPPRPQSGHIGDGPPTYDAEPTSLPGAHPDGLDELMADTVLDGARYGAYTLRAASTRGDSARFRGEPRRDALLTARFGTGETSLVLVAVASGARASEGAHLAAADACRWIGGAVGRSHVRLAEDIRAGRRGDLKSGLHRLTDRGYGKLRARAAELGLEPGEYTASLRCLLLSGDPECRNRIFFGVGGGGGLFRLRDGAWQDIEPLVPEPSALKGDAVVGFGSAPSDVPEQTPEGDRLTMDLGITTPPSPYVERPLPPPADPFRFRASVARPGDTLLLCSGGLAEPLRGEPALAKELAERWGPDEPPGLAAFLADTQLRVKGYADDRTAAAVWEA
- a CDS encoding pyruvate dehydrogenase, with product MAKQNVAEQFVDILVRAGVQRLYGVVGDSLNPVVDAIRRTPEIEWIQVRHEETAAFAAGAEAQVTGSLAACAGSCGPGNLHLINGLYDAHRSMAPVLALASHIPSSEIGLGYFQETHPDRLFQECSHYSELISNPKQMPRLLQTAIQHAIGRSGVSVVSLPGDIASAPAPDKAIDHALVTSLPSVRPGDAEIEKLARMIDEAKRVTLFCGSGTAGAHAEVMEFAERVKSPVGHALRGKEWIQYDNPYDVGMSGLLGYGAAYEATHECDLLILLGTDFPYNAFLPDDVKIAQVDVRPEHLGRRSKLDLAVWGDVRETLRCLTPRVKAKTDRKFLDKMLKKHADALEGVIKAYTRKVEKHVPIHPEYVASVLDELADDDAVFTVDTGMCNVWAARYLSPNGKRRIIGSFSHGSMANALPQAIGAQFTDRNRQVVSMSGDGGFSMLMGDFLTLVQYDLPVKVVLFNNSSLGMVELEMLVSGLPSFGTHNHNPDFAAIARAAGAYGVRVEKPKQLAGALKDAFRHKGPALIDVVTDPNALSIPPKISAEMVTGFALSASKIVLDGGVGRMVQMARSNLRNVPRP